The proteins below are encoded in one region of Telopea speciosissima isolate NSW1024214 ecotype Mountain lineage chromosome 10, Tspe_v1, whole genome shotgun sequence:
- the LOC122642379 gene encoding F-box/kelch-repeat protein At1g55270-like: MESVETSSNVERGIRIQAPLVDSVSCYCRVDSGLKTVVGARKFVPGSKLCIQPDIKTHAIKSKNSRRERSRVQPPLLPGLPDDLAIACLIRVPRVEHRKLRLVCKRWYKLLAGNFFYSLRKNLGMAEEWVYVIKRERDGKISWHAFDPTYQLWQPLPPVPVEYAEALGFGCAVLSGCHLYLFGGKDPLRGSMRKVIYYSARTNKWHRAPEMLRKRHFFGSCVINNCLYVAGGECEGIQRTLRSAEVYDPNRNRWNFIADMSAAMVPFIGVVFNGKWFLKGLGSHREVMNEAYIPETNSWASVNDGMVAGWRNPSISLNGKLYALDCRDGCKLRVYDGATDSWNKFIDSNLHLGSSRALEAAALVPLNGKLCIIRNNMSISLVDVSSPDTHVESNPHLWETIAGKGHFRTLVTNLWSSIAGRSGLKSHIVHCQVLQA, encoded by the exons ATGGAGTCCGTTGAAACTTCTTCGAATGTGGAAAGAGGCATCCGTATTCAAGCTCCACTG GTGGATTCTGTGTCGTGCTATTGCAGAGTAGATTCAGGCTTAAAAACAGTTGTCGGGGCGAGGAAATTTGTCCCTGGATCGAAACTTTGTATACAGCCTGATATCAAGACTCATGCAATCAAGAGCAAGAACTCCCGCAGGGAAAGGAGCAGAGTCCAGCCTCCCCTTTTGCCTGGTCTTCCTGATGATCTCGCCATTGCATGTCTGATCCGGGTTCCACGTGTTGAGCATAGAAAGCTTCGTCTAGTCTGCAAGAGATGGTATAAGCTTCTCGCTGGTAACTTCTTTTACTCACTGAGGAAGAACCTGGGAATGGCAGAGGAGTGGGTGTACGTTATCAAACGAGAACGCGATGGAAAGATTTCATGGCATGCTTTTGATCCTACCTACCAGCTCTGGCAACCACTTCCTCCTGTTCCTGTGGAGTATGCTGAAGCCCTTGGATTTGGGTGTGCAGTTCTGAGCGGTTGCCATCTCTATTTATTTGGGGGCAAAGATCCACTTAGAGGATCTATGAGAAAGGTTATCTACTACAGTGCCCGGACAAACAAATGGCACCGGGCACCCGAGATGCTCCGGAAACGCCATTTCTTTGGTTCTTGTGTGATTAATAACTGCCTATATGTGGCTGGTGGAGAATGTGAAGGAATCCAAAGAACCCTGCGGTCAGCTGAAGTTTATGATCCCAACCGGAACAGGTGGAACTTTATCGCTGATATGAGCGCTGCAATGGTGCCCTTCATAGGGGTTGTTTTTAATGGGAAGTGGTTCCTAAAGGGGCTTGGTTCCCACCGTGAGGTCATGAATGAGGCCTACATTCCTGAAACCAATAGTTGGGCCTCAGTTAATGATGGAATGGTTGCAGGTTGGCGCAACCCCAGCATCTCTTTGAATGGGAAGCTCTATGCATTGGACTGCAGGGATGGTTGTAAGCTACGAGTCTATGATGGAGCCACAGATTCATGGAACAAGTTCATAGACAGTAACCTTCACCTTGGAAGCTCACGGGCACTGGAGGCCGCTGCACTTGTCCCCCTGAATGGGAAGCTTTGCATCATCCGCAACAACATGAGCATCAGTCTGGTTGATGTTTCTAGCCCTGATACACATGTAGAGAGTAACCCTCATCTTTGGGAGACTATTGCAGGGAAAGGCCACTTTAGGACTCTTGTCACCAACTTATGGTCCAGTATTGCAGGTCGAAGTGGTTTGAAGAGTCACATTGTGCACTGTCAGGTGCTTCAGGCATGA
- the LOC122642380 gene encoding uncharacterized protein LOC122642380, with amino-acid sequence MANFQRLISATTLTLSLISVLSAINLSLAVPNDVYDLLPQYGLPKGLIPDAVKSFSMSDEGDFEVELERTCYVQFDELVYYDKKITGKLSYGAVSDVSGIQAKKLFVWVPVTGIKAVPNSDLIEFYVGFLSEQFPAKQFETIPACKSRAYENQRGTELESFVSEV; translated from the exons atggcGAATTTTCAGAGACTTATCTCTGCAACTACTCTAACCCTTTCTCTAATCTCTGTGTTATCTgcaatcaatctctctctcgctGTTCCCAATGACGTCTACGACCTCCTCCCTCAATACGGCCTTCCAAAGGGTCTCATTCCGGATGCCGTGAAATCCTTCTCGATGTCCGATGAGGGAGACTTCGAGGTGGAGCTTGAACGCACCTGCTATGTTCAGTTCGATGAACTCGTTTATTACGATAAGAAGATCACTGGAAAGTTGAGCTACGGTGCTGTTTCTGATGTTTCCGGCATTCAGGCTAAGAAGTTGTTCGTTTGGGTTCCTGTCACCGGAATCAAAGCCGTTCCCAACTCCGACCTAATTGAATTCTATGTTGGGTTTTTGTCGGAGCAGTTCCCGGCCAAGCAGTTTGAAACTATTCCCGCTTGTAAGAGCAGAGCGTATGAGAATCAACGAGGGACAGAACTGGAATCTTTTGTTTCAGAG GTGTAA
- the LOC122642378 gene encoding cytochrome P450 89A2-like → MGLWFIILFSICLCATLKFILVLLSPTIKTKHTNKLSLPSGPLKLPIIGNFFWLYKSFSEIESILHNLRQKYGPIVTLHIGSQPLIFISTPSLAHQALIQNGATFADRPPAPPSNNIITSNQHNITSATYGPLWRILRRNLTLELFNPSRVKSYANTRKWVLQIVKTQLKFHVKSNESVHVMKQFQYAMFCLLAFICFGEKLDEKTITEIEDVERSLLLNFVGMNVLTFLPKLGKIIFRKQWLKLLNLRRRQEDVEIPLIKARRELKEKKKENHVVQDEASIPYVDTLLDLQIPDESEGRKLTDQEIVSLCSEFLNAGTDTTSTALQWIMANLVKHQEIQEKLYTEIKSVIVLNNSSSEEEEISEEDLQKMPYLKAVVLEGLRRHPPGHFVLPHAVTTDIVLDGHVIPKNATVNFMVAEMGRDPMVWKDPMEFKPERFLGDGGEVVFDITGTREIKMMPFGAGRRICPGLRLAMLHLEYFVANLVKDFKWTAVDGDNVDLSEKVEFTVVMKNPLEAHVSLRS, encoded by the coding sequence ATGGGCCTCTGGTTCATCATCCTCTTCTCCATTTGTCTCTGTGCAACCCTCAAATTCATACTAGTTCTCCTCTCCCCCACCATTAAAACCAAACACACCAATAAGCTCTCTCTCCCCTCAGGACCCCTGAAACTACCCATCATTGGCAACTTCTTTTGGCTCTACAAATCTTTCTCTGAAATCGAATCAATCCTCCACAACCTTCGACAAAAGTATGGCCCCATTGTCACCTTACACATTGGTTCACAACCTCTCATCTTCATCTCAACCCCCTCTCTTGCTCATCAAGCCCTAATCCAAAACGGCGCTACATTTGCCGACCGTCCACCGGCACCTCCCTCCAACAATATCATCACTAGTAACCAACACAACATCACATCCGCTACCTATGGTCCTCTCTGGCGAATCCTTCGTCGGAATCTCACCTTAGAATTGTTTAATCCTTCTCGAGTAAAATCCTATGCTAACACTCGCAAATGGGTGTTGCAGATAGTAAAAACGCAGCTCAAATTCCATGTTAAATCCAACGAGTCTGTGCATGTGATGAAACAATTCCAGTATGCCATGTTTTGTTTGTTGGCCTTCATTTGTTTTGGTGAGAAACTTGATGAGAAAACCATCACAGAGATTGAAGATGTAGAGAGAAGCCTCCTCTTAAATTTTGTTGGAATGAATGTCCTTACTTTCTTACCCAAGTTAGGGAAGATCATCTTCAGAAAACAATGGCTAAAGCTTCTCAATTTGCGTCGTAGACAGGAAGATGTAGAGATCCCATTGATAAAAGCTCGTCGAGaactgaaggagaagaaaaaagagaatcaCGTCGTCCAAGATGAAGCCTCCATCCCCTACGTCGATACATTGTTGGATCTTCAAATCCCAGATGAATCAGAAGGAAGAAAACTCACAGATCAAGAGATTGTGAGTCTCTGCTCTGAATTTCTGAATGCTGGCACAGACACAACCTCCACAGCATTACAATGGATAATGGCGAATTTGGTGAAACACCAAGAAATCCAAGAGAAGCTTTACACTGAGATCAAAAGtgtaatagttttgaataactcatcaagtgaagaggaagagatCAGTGAAGAGGATTTGCAGAAAATGCCTTATCTGAAGGCTGTAGTGTTGGAAGGGCTTAGGCGTCACCCACCAGGTCACTTTGTGTTACCACATGCTGTCACCACAGATATTGTGTTGGATGGCCATGTGATACCAAAGAATGCTACTGTGAATTTTATGGTGGCTGAGATGGGTAGGGATCCAATGGTTTGGAAAGATCCAATGGAGTTTAAACCAGAGAGATTCTTGGGTGATGGAGGAGAAGTAGTGTTTGATATAACAGGGACAAGGGAGATTAAAATGATGCCTTTTGGTGCAGGGAGGAGGATTTGCCCTGGGCTTCGGTTAGCTATGCTGCACTTAGAATATTTTGTGGCGAATTTGgtcaaagatttcaaatggacgGCTGTGGATGGTGATAATGTTGACTTGTCAGAGAAGGTGGAGTTCACTGTCGTGATGAAAAACCCATTGGAGGCTCATGTCTCCCTCAGATCATAG